Proteins from a genomic interval of Bradysia coprophila strain Holo2 chromosome X, BU_Bcop_v1, whole genome shotgun sequence:
- the LOC119085686 gene encoding uncharacterized protein LOC119085686, producing MARVNSSLEISLDSIIDSENDVTTNKEDERDIQKTDPFVDKVTGRYVRHNWSLVALEDIMDLCNEKREECDKLPTKKQQIMKLFRQNRDLLEIFYYVDCEKCNCATKVNSENSNNVKCCRCDTVLKTKETNFFVSFPIAPQILKSLKDNWSYISTFDTSSNPMAFTDVHDGEILRNVLEQYRETDVNIVSLSLNIDGANKFKSNALSVWPIQLVQNNLPPRIRFLPENIIISGLYYNNGKPDCQKYLLPLVSELSELKENNIKITIENEDFTFKPLITLAVVDLPAKSILQETKQFGSYDGCTYCENPGELVEIKRDKKKKKAISKDKITTETSKFVRYLEGDEDFKLRDEVDTLEKMLQVHTSSDGKAIDGIKGVSCLVGLEHFNIIFGMGIDYMHCVLLGSVKRLMDFCCNPKFSHRLFYIAPKIRKTLNEKILAIKPTSSIVRKPRSLDQRKNFKASEFRSLLLYYLPVCLPGCLPNRYVQHIRMLSAAVYMLLKENIPRIEVDQAGEMLNDFVKQHQDLYGKENMVTVIHLLKHITVAVEKQGPLWAQSAFPFERNNGCILKMINGTTDVLYQMSTKYVLKNSLTNRPDDTKKAVRKNDNFLGKSITIAEHGLFALNVVNLQRLNLSNVPLEVYKRCQLGKSIFTSILYTRPKRSVDYFVKLFGGQIGAVKFYWKMGEENFVFVEEYEVIDNIYHIEKVQSTKKVIMAPIEFITEKKIFMQVGLYKYVVSPPNHYENE from the exons ATGGCTCGCGTAAATTCATCATTAGAAATTTCTTTGGACAGCATAATAG ACAGCGAAAACGATGTTACGACGAATAAGGAAGACGAGCGCGATATTCAAAAAACTGATCCCTTTGTTGACAAAGTAACGGGACGGTACGTGAGACACAATTGGTCCCTTGTTGCTCTAGAAGATATCATGGACCTCTGCAATGAAAAGCGAGAAGAGTGCGACAAACTGCCAACGAAAAAGCAACAAATAATGAAACTGTTTCGCCAAAATCGAGAtctattggaaatattttattacgtCGATTGTGAGAAGTGTAATTGTGCCACGAAAGTGAATTcagaaaattcgaataatgTGAAGTGTTGCCGATGTGATACAGTTTTAAAGACTAAAGAGACAAACTTTTTTGTGAGTTTTCCCATTGCGCCGCAAATTTTGAAGAGTTTGAAGGACAATTGGTCCTATATCAGCACATTCGACACTTCCAGCAATCCCATGGCATTCACTGATGTACACGACGGTGAAATCTTAAGAAATGTTTTGGAACAATACCGCGAGACAGATGTCAATATTGTTTCGCTGAGCCTCAATATAGACGGTGCAAATAAGTTCAAATCTAATGCTCTTTCGGTGTGGCCGATTCAATTGGTACAAAATAACTTGCCACCACGCATACGATTCCTCCCGGAAAACATAATCATTTCGGGGTTGTACTACAACAATGGTAAGCCGGACTGTCAAAAATATCTACTGCCGTTAGTCAGTGAGTTGTCGGAATTGAAAGAGAACAacatcaaaataacaattgagAATGAGGACTTCACCTTCAAGCCACTCATCACACTTGCAGTCGTTGATTTGCCAGCGAAGAGCATTCTTCAGGAGACAAAGCAGTTTGGTAGCTATGATGGGTGCACGTATTGTGAAAACCCAGGTGAACTGGTCGAAAtaaaaagagacaaaaaaaagaagaaagcaATCAGCAAAGACAAAATAACGACGGAAACTTCGAAATTTGTACGCTATCTGGAAGGGGACGAAGATTTCAAGTTACGAGATGAAGTTGATACGTTGGAGAAAATGCTACAAGTGCATACGTCTTCAGATGGAAAAGCTATCGATGGCATAAAAG gTGTATCGTGCTTGGTTGGCCTCGAACATTTTAACATTATATTCGGCATGGGAATAGACTACATGCACTGTGTACTACTTGGATCAGTGAAACGGTTAATGGATTTCTGTTGTAATCCAAAATTTAGTCACCGATTGTTTTACATTGCTCCAAAGATAAGAAAGACActgaacgaaaaaattttggCAATAAAACCGACGTCAAGCATCGTTCGCAAACCTCGATCGTTGgatcaacgaaaaaattttaaagcgAGTGAATTCAGATCACTGTTGCTGTACTACTTGCCAGTATGTCTTCCTGGGTGCTTACCGAATCGATATGTACAACATATTCGCATGCTGTCTGCGGCGGTATATATGTTGTTAAAGGAAAACATACCCAGGATTGAGGTGGATCAGGCTGGAGAAATGCTCAATGACTTTGTAAAGCAACATCAAGACTTGTACGGAAAAGAGAATATGGTTACGGTCATTCACCTGCTAAAGCATATCACCGTAGCTGTCGAAAAACAGGGCCCACTCTGGGCACAGTCAGCTTTCCCTTTCGAGCGGAACAACGGATGCATTTTGAAAATGATCAACGGAACGACGGACGTACTGTATCAGATGTCGACTAAATATGTCCTGAAGAACTCGCTCACAAATCGACCTGATGACACGAAGAAAGCAGTACGCAAGAACGATAATTTTCTGGGCAAAAGTATTACCATTGCAGAGCATGGTCTGTTTGCTCTAAATGTCGTTAATCTCCAAAGACTAAATCTTTCTAACGTTCCGTTGGAGGTATATAAGCGTTGTCAACTGGGAAAGTCAATTTTCACCAGTATCTTGTATACAAGACCGAAAAGATCGGTGgattattttgtcaaattgtTTGGAGGACAAATTGGtgctgtaaaattttattggaaaatgggcgaagaaaattttgtttttgtagaGGAGTACGAAGTAATTGACAACATTTATCACATCGAGAAGGTCCAATCGACAAAGAAAGTAATTATGGCCCCGATTGaatttattacagaaaaaaagatttttatgcAAGTTGGATTGTATAAATATGTTGTTTCTCCTCCAAACCactatgaaaatgaataa